From one Mytilus trossulus isolate FHL-02 chromosome 10, PNRI_Mtr1.1.1.hap1, whole genome shotgun sequence genomic stretch:
- the LOC134686085 gene encoding uncharacterized protein LOC134686085: protein MLQKLADFWTYKDWEVLQNKEKRPIFGPLRKVQDSSSDKPTPVEWLKGTNKHQDSVRFAGGSGEPVNGIRKVLNADFKKIPNTSNGQQSNINETSDNVAPGFFNIQNWRETFERKMQIPMYTGCCTSYTDYSDHLASHCKDVSLEDDLSNQEELYWNEDSYYRSAQEIREHNRKSDISKLNLASGIDSDIADIAAQLMQGDSVLDVVDKMAAKDDWKSKISFSKTDFQSQPAKTRTLKLNDCSEVVVNLIEKTHPMLHKKPISNTKTPCHTPFLPVHRQNTFNQIPISTNSLFQRSNAKLNFLSTKQKADPSTPLVRSKSDCEVNFSNIWDSMHQRFVVCSAYENRRLTREIPVFTSMPLSSVPTSVVTENRKRKASTTCTNQPTAKRQNGGNKKSQAASRLKQAASTSCNDLFATPLFIPSKHNQTVSFPPSQKLSVVYRQQ from the exons ATGTTGCAAAAGCTTGCAGATTTCTGGACTTATAAAGATTGGGAAGTTCTACAA AACAAAGAAAAGAGACCAATATTTGGTCCGTTACGAAAAGTCCAAGATTCCTCTTCAGACAAACCAACACCGGTAGAATGGCTGAAAGGGACCAATAAACATCAAGATTCAGTTAGATTCGCCGGTGGGTCGGGAGAGCCTGTGAATGGCATCCGCAAAGTTTTG AATGCTGATTTCAAGAAAATTCCCAATACTTCTAATGGTCAACAATCAAATATTAACGAG aCAAGTGACAATGTTGCACCAGGATTcttcaatatacaaaattggAGAGAAACTTTTGAAAGGAAAATGCAG ATACCAATGTATACTGGCTGCTGTACCTCATACACCGACTATTCAGACCATCTTGCTTCTCACTGCAAGGATGTCTCCCTCGAGGACGACCTATCAAATCAAGAGGAACTATACTGGAATGAAGATTCATATTACCGGTCTGCACAGGAAATCAGAGAACATAACAGGAAGTCCGATATATCGAAGCTGAATCTCGCTTCCGGAATAGATAGCGATATAGCAGATATTGCTGCTCAGCTGATGCAAGGAGATTCTGTTCTTGATGTTGTAGACAAAATGGCTGCCAAAGACGACTGGAAAAGCAAAATCAGTTTTAGTAAAACTGATTTTCAAAGTCAGCCTGCCAAAACAAGAACATTGAAATTAAACGACTGCTCTGAGGTTGTCGTCAACCTAATCGAGAAGACCCATCCGATGCTTCACAAGAAACCGATTTCCAACACCAAGACGCCATGTCATACGCCATTTTTACCAGTTCATCGACAGAACACCTTTAACCAGATTCCGATTTCTACCAACTCGCTATTTCAAAGGTCAAATGCCAAACTGAACTTCTTGTCAACAAAACAGAAAGCAGATCCATCCACTCCACTTGTTCGATCTAAATCAGACTGTGAGGTGAATTTCAGCAACATCTGGGACAGTATGCATCAGCGTTTTGTCGTTTGCTCTGCTTATGAAAATAGAAGACTAACAAGGGAAATACCAGTATTTACCTCCATGCCATTGTCATCTGTACCAACATCGGTAGTAACTGAAAATCGCAAAAGAAAGGCTTCAACAACATGCACTAACCAACCAACTGCAAAACGTCAGAATGGCGGAAATAAAAAATCTCAAGCGGCATCTCGACTGAAGCAGGCTGCATCAACATCATGTAATGACCTTTTTGCTACACCACTATTTATTCCATCCAAGCATAACCAGACCGTTTCTTTTCCACCTTCACAGAAATTATCAGTGGTATACAGACAACAATAA